The genome window cttacggttactattttgagatgttcctctcatttctttgcgttactataaatagtaagtttttctcatcattacagcCACTATCTTCTCCTAcgatctcatatttaacaataaaaactactattacaccaactactttcatccactatctcaaatttattattaaatattgataggtcccaccattttacccacttttcatctaacattactcattttttatacattgtcttgatcccaccactttacccattttttaTCTAAcattactcattttttatacattgttttGGTCTCTAGGTCCCCCtctaatgtaaacaattgagggggacggagggagcagtTGTTATGGTATAAACTACAAACACCCACTTAAAAATCTTTCGCcatatcaattatcatatacAAACCAGATACATAGAACCTGGAGACATTTCCTCGACGCCCTCCCAGCCTATAAAACGCGCTCCCCTCCTCACTTGTAATCACAAACACaaaaactcttataaaacattgtttcataatttatttttgagattttttttatgaaacttaaagctaaatttttatttggatgAAAAAACTAATACTcctataatttatgaaactacatcttttaaaagtCATAAAATGTGTATCAAACTACTATCacctatatataaagatataaacatatttcaaatcatcaaaatattacagattaccactatgttttaataatattataaataaataatataatgctaataatcaaatccgaacctaactttaataaacaaaaagaaaatctcaaccTAACATttatgagtaaaataaaaaaattatagttgaatGGTAAATTTCTGAAGAAACAATAAGTTGAGCGCCAAAAAAATCATTTACTTTTGGATCATTGTTGAAATTTAATATGGAATGATATGTCACAATTTGAATTTTGTATCCCTGCTTATTTGGGGCAAGAAGAATACCCCGGGTTCTTGGAGTTTCGGTTCGGTCACAAAAGGTAGCATTTCGAGAAATTGCGCAAGAAGTGGGTGGCTTGGAGTTGTATTTTATTACGAGTAAATAATTATTGGCAGCCGCTTGTTTATTGTCGTATTTGTGccatttttctctcttttttaatCAGTAATCCTATATCTCACGAAGAATTTACATGAAGATTTTCAAACGAAACGTTTTACTATCAATTTATCTACCACCATTCCAACCTCCTACAAACTTTCGTAGCATAATAAGTTGAGATTTGGTAagtaaaattaaagaaaaggtaAAGTTATACTCCCTTCCTATGGATCGTATACGTTCATTATTTAGCAcgcattttaatatatttataaaatatatttttataatttatttttaaaatttcttttttctgaatataaatttaatcgttaaacttttattcataaaagaaaaaatccaaaaataaattatataactatattttagagAAGTATTAAAGTGCGCGACGCCCCCCCTGCGTATACAACTCAAGGGGGACGTAGGGAGTAGCTTTTAATTATATGCTTTTAACCAAATAGAAATTAATTTCAATCATcaaataaattactttttataatttaaaaaaaaaaattactttttatgGTCGAATGTATCAAGCGGCATTGACAAATATTTAGTTTCATTTACAacactaattaaaataaaattacattttattagttttaaattttttataaatgtaataatttgacaattgaaattttttataataaatgcaTCTCATCTTTTTTTACTACTTCGTATTTTCCGACCAAACATATACATGTCTTCCTTTTTCAATTAAattcaaacaaatataaatttctatgatctaaattttgatttattttattatttattatcacaTGGCTCACATCAAGTCCAATCAAATCCAtgtcatataatttaattaaaatatatattttgattcaactttattaaaacttatcaacatataatttaatttgaaaccaAATATTGTCATTAATCCGCGTAATACATTGAAACGAAGTAAGTGGTCTAACTGATAATTAACccacaaaaattataaatattattatgcgGGGGCTTGGAACTAATCatcacacaaacacaaacataacAAACCGTGGGTGTTTGGAAACATGTACTTTTGGCCTTTTCTTGTAAAAGTCTAATTTTTTGACTCGTTTTtgtaaaaatttagaaatatttgtaaaatgttGAAGAtgccagtttttttttttcaggatttcaaattttttttcaaacagtttgataacttataagtcttgaTTGACTTCTCACGTTTTATCTACttatttactttaagcaagaagcactttttatatatcatgtaaaaatctatactatattatactatattataataagccaacgtgagtataatttgtaattcaaaattttagttatattttttagtttggtACTATCTCTGTTGTCCTACAAGTATACAACATGTAAATGTCTATTACTTTTGCATtcttaaacagtttcaaatacttaAAACattcataacaatacattatcatataatatttcataaaaaattataatgatgttaaaaataaaattataaatatataattttgaatatcattttttagcaaagatataactctttttaactgaCGTAACCCTTTTAACTCTAATTTGTTATACGAAAAACatcttttttcatacatataaagatatacaaaatttgaaaaatctgattttaaattaattaaataataaattatcatatattaataacaaaaaatatttataaatagataataaattgtaaaagctaaTTTTTTCGTGAGAAAATGTAATTTGTTGGTTAATATaacttaattaaattcaatttattaaaattagaatactgataaaatgatataaaaatttaaattataaactatataCTTGCCcatgcttcgcacgggttaaagatTAGTAATTACCGGTCAAAGTTTGATCAATTGAACCGTAAAAAATcaaagaagacaaaagaaaaagaagacaaaagaagCGGAAACAGACCtaggagtttttttttttcgaattttctatgtgcccaagggcacacaatagtcactaacatcCATAAGTATACtagtttttgattggtggatggataataaatgtaaatgacccccctgcatttacatcaactccaccaatcaaaacaagtcattttcataaaagttggtgcttattgtgtgcccttgggcacacatcaGAAAGACCTTTTTTTTTACAGGAGTTGTTACGAAGTACAAACAGCCACCCAAAAAATCTTTCGTCAAATCATATAAGAACCAGATACATTGAACCTGGACACATTTCCCCGAGGCCCTCCCAGCCTATAAAACGCGCTCCCCTCCTCACTCATaatcacaaacacaaacacaaaaacaaTATACTCAAAATACAATGGAGGCTATGATGCTGAAGAAGAGGAACGAAGAGCTAGAAAGAGCGCTGCAGAAGAGTCTAGAGAGAGAGGAGATGATGAAGCGAGAGCTCCTCTCAGGATTTCACAGGCTCCGTGTCGCCGAAGAAGCGGAGGAGCATCTCTGCTCTCAGCTGGGAGAAGTCGAAGCCGAAGCTGTGGAACAAGCCAGAAATTACAGATCAAGAATGGAAGCTCTCATGGAGCAGCTCTCTCTCGCTCAGACTCTTCTCCAGTCCGCCTCTCTCTCGATCCCCTCTCTCTCCAGCTCCGAGTCGCTGTAATCATATATCCCCGATTCTCGTTGAGAAGaagattttatatatgtttctcAGCGAAtggttttgttttgttaattaGAAGCCGATGAAGAATAGTTATGAGTTATGTAATTTATGCATGTATAATGTATTTGTGCTGTTCTTGACTGGACTATGTGAAATTTTGTTCTTCTTGTTTAATATCAttgtttgattaaattcaatttCATTTGTTTTGTTGCATCATTTGGTTTTGGTTGGGTGGGAAAACAACACTGACCAGAACGCATCTAAAACTGTTACAATGAAAGCATCCTTTAACCGActcaataaattttattgaattgtTCTTGACGCTGACTAGCCGGGTGTTTGTCTTGATTTCAGCTTAACTTATTTGCTTGGAGGTGTATTTTACTACTagctccgtttcaaattagatgtccactttagaaaaatcacacagtttaagaaaagttgttgttcacaaattaattgcattaaatgatcaaaatatgtctaggaaatataaatgagagatatgtggagtagaattgactttggaaatatgattttgcattgaaagttgaattggacaagtaatttgaaacataaaatttttttgaaagtggacatgtaaattgaaatggagggagtagaattttaagcaaaatttgtattttcattaatctcaGCTTAATTCATATATGTATCAGAgactatatcaaaattttaaaatacattataaaACTTGGTGATatttaatcaagattttaaattatatttaaaaattcgatAATATTTAACGgagattatataaaatttatcaaaatatgatggtattcaaatgtttGTAGGtatttttaaacttcataaacggatcaattttgtaaactttttggtatatattataattttcgaAACTTCACCATGATTAATCAgattttgaataattatatttaaatcttaaaaaatctatatcaactTACATAGGCataaaatcaataatatattaaaattctttGAAAATAAAACTACCATATAgataggggtggcaatatcagacacgacccgaaacccgacacgaacccgacccaacccgaaacccgatttactgagacagaaacccgaaagtgacccgaaaatcacccgacagacccgaaatggacccgaaatgacccgaaactagaatttcatttgtaataacttcaatttttggttttattcaattttaagtgattttaggttgacccgaaatcgacccgattgctgacacgaacacgacccgttacccgaaattgccacccctacaTATAGAGGCGAGAAAGACATGCCATGTTTTATAAATCAGTCCATATACAACAGAAGAAGAGTACAACAATATGCAATACCTCTTCTAGCATCATCCATCGAGAATGAACTGGATTACAAAAACGTGTGGCAATCTTCTTatgagaaaaaagaaacgggATATGACCGCTGATCGGTGACTATAAACTCCTCTCAATGTTTTGATTTGGATGGATGCTTACACATAGAAGAGAATGTATTTTTTATGGATTTATGAGATgcatttaaaacttttaaaatcttaaacTGGACATGAAGATATACATAACTGGGAACCCATGAGTTTGGTTTGGTGATCCAAAATCCAACCAAATAACCCATTTATATGTGGGAAAAAACCTAAAAATCAAATGCTAGCCCCAGCAGGAATTTACTTTAACAGATATATCATTTCAagtatatgatatattatagtatataatcaaaaattttgGTGTTTTAACATTGTGCACTACAATATAAGTAGTCCTGTCACTGATATATATTCATGctttttgataaataaaaaggtatttttttgaaaaaaatattaattaatttaaaaaaattcagagTTTCAACCAGTTAAGCATTATCTTAATGGAACCAATACGAATTAACtcgattatattatatatatcattttaaagaAGAGATTTTTGAGGAATATGATCTCTAATAATTACAATTTCGGGAATAATTTCATTGGAATGTGTATACCTTTTCTCAGAAGTCCAATATACATGGAGATTGCAGCTCGCATATAAAGAAGCATTTTcttcttccagttgttgtaatCATCCGTGTCGATGGAGGTACCTTGATTCCCAACTTTTGTGTAGTCATTGTTTTCGATTAAATGTGGAACTAGCTTTTTAGTTTGTATGAATCTCAAATTTATATGTCAATCAACACActttgataccaattgttaatcTTAAGTAGACATAGAAGGAGGTTGAATACATTTTATCAAATTGTTCGATTTATATCTATTTGTGGAATGTTCGTTTTAGTTCATTCTTATTGAAATAAATCATCCAGCAAATTCGTGGTAATAATCATTTTGAGATATTAACCTcgagggtgctataaatccaaccGTTAAGTTGGCTAAAAGACTACGTTACACAATTCACGAATACGCTCGTCTATCGATCTTTCTTTCCAAACTTTCGGAGAGCATGTGTAAAGTGTGTGCACAATACAATTTTGTGTAGTTGATTTCAATGATATCACATCTCCATTTATAGACTTCCGTGCTTAACCATGATTAGTTAGGACCTATGTCCTCAAGCTGCTTCACCGTATATGGCTGTGTGGAGATACCTGATGCCAAGAATGGTTTAGAAAAACTCATTTGGCGCCCTATACATCTAATTCCATGATATTGGCGTCAAGTCCTCACCTACTTAGAGATTACTTCAATTAGCAGTTTAGCACCACCTGGTGCCTACATGAGAGATTGGGTGCATAGGGCACCAGGTACCTTACTTAGGGGCCATTTGTTTACTGCTTATTGGGGCTGAATGACTGCTATCTGACCGATTCTTATGATCCAGCTTGTTTGGGCTTCAAGTGTGATGGGCTGAGCGAATCTGGAACACGCTGAATCGCTCCTCTCTAGAATCCTGGCTGATTCAtccatataaacatatattaccCCGCTAACCCTAAACAACAATCAACAGTTTTCTTCCGCCAAATCAACCAGCCGAGCAAGAGAAGAACAACCCAACTCCAGGTAATTTTTCTTTACATGTGAACACTTCTGTAGCTTTACATGTGATATAAAACAGGCTTGCTTACAATTggtatttgatttaaaatatttgtgtcGCTCGATATTCAAGGATGTTTATAACAAATTGAGTCCAAGGTTTTATCTGGCAATTTTCACTTGAACACGTATTAGTCCGATACAGTATAACTAATCAAAGGCAGACAAAAAGCACAAGTTCTAGTGAGATGTGGTGTTGTGTTAGTAATATGTACCCATCAAGTAATGATACTATAGGAGATGGGGAGTACATGTAATGAAAGAAGTTCCTAGTCCTGGTATGAGAGGGAAGAGAATTGGTGATTGTGAGAGTTGGAAGTTGTTGTGATTACAAAAAGTAGTGACTACAGGTTGCAAATGAATGGGGGTTTATGGACAAGCACTAGTATATATGCAGGCAAAATAGCACCATTggttttccttttcttttttcacTTCACTGGTCCTATTTAACATCATTGTAATCCATAAAGTCATGTGTATATAATATCTACACAAAAAAATAGGAACAGAGTACTAGGACAAGTTACTCTACAGggagttataaataatatcatatattagcagaaatcaaaatatatcaaaGTTATTCATCCATTTTGTCAAcatatacaaattaaatatGTAGTGTCTACAATATTAGGTTCTGATAAGTGTGTCTCCTTTCTTTCTATGGTTGTTCTAGTGAAATAGTATAGGCTTAAATTGTGATtaattactatattataatGGTTAAATTTTGAGAACCTGCGGCCACTTTGTCGTCACTGCATTGATCCTGCAATTTAagattttttcttcttctttttatattgttttacTATATGATATCTGCATTCAATTTGTGAGAATACAATAAAGATCTGCTTGTCATATCAGTTATCTTGTTGTATTGTTTCCCTCAACTGGAGATTGCCATAGTATGTAATCACAGTAACGTAGCACAAATACTTTGGCTCTGGTTTATTAATACTTGCACAAAGGTTTACTGTCCCTTGTATTCTGGCTAATATAGTAATTATAGAGTCTGCAATTCTGTTTGTAGAACCATGTTATCCTTGTTAAAGTCTGCAGTTATAATGTGACAAAACTTTATTGCTTATTTTTCCTACTGAGTTATCACATGTTTTCTTATGTAGCATGGATCAATCAATTGCGGCTCctgaacaaaaaaatttaagagtGTATTGGAATGataaaataactaaaacatTTCTGGAGGCTTGTATCCAGGAGGTTACAGTCAGTGGTAGGCTAGGCAGCAGTCTTAAAACATATTCATGGGCAAATGTGAaagaaattctaaaaaaaaCTCATAACTTTGATGTCGACAACAAACAAATGAGAAATCGATATGATTACTTGAGACATAGAGTTGTTAAGTGGTTCCAATACACAATGTCAAGAGATGATGCGTCTCTCTCGTGTTGCATATATACAGCTTTGTAACCATTTTAAGCAAAAGTGCTGGCTTAAAGATAGTCGTCATGCAACTGTTGAAGAAAAAATAGCtatatttttacatgttatCAGTCATAATGATCGCTTTACAAAGGTGAAAAATAGATTCCAGCACTCTACAGAGACAGTTCATAGGTACTTTCATGAGGTGTTGAATGGCATGATGGAGTTTGCCAAAGAAGTCATAGTACCTATATCATATGACCGAAACAATCATTTATCAAGAAAACATAAAGAGCTATTGAAAATATTTCCTGTAAGTAATAGATACCGTATTTTATATACGTCATTGATATACTTGTCCTAATCATGTTAACTTTTCAAAGTACTAATACATATTATTGCATCACAGGGGGCAATTGGGGCATTAGATGGCACACTTGTTCATGCAATTGTTCCAGCTGGTCAGCAAGCTCGCTATAGAGGGCGAGGGCGAGGTGAATGCTATCAAAATATTTTGGGAATTTGTGACTTCAATATGATATTTACATTTGTTTGGGCCGGATGGGAAGGAGTAGCACATGATTCAAGAATATTAACAGAAGTTGTTTCTGATGTTGATTCTGGTTTTCCACTTCCACCTCGAAGTATGTAATTCTTATAaccttttcaaaataatttcttaTACATATTCATATTGTcctaaaatactaatttttttataataattatagatAAATATTATCTTTGTGATGCTGCATATGCAAACACCCGTGGATTTTTAGCTCCATACCGCAACACACGATATTGGCTAGCTGATTTTCGGGGACAACGTGCGTTAACTAAGGAGGAAAAATTTAATCACGCTCATGCAAAATTGAGAAATGTCATAGAGCGGGCATATGGTGTGTTGAAGGCAAGATTTCCTATATTGAAGCAGATGGCTCCGTATGTTTTTTCAACACAAAGGGACATAGTTATTGCTTGTTTTGCGGTTCACAACTTTATAAGAATGCAAAAACTGGAAGATCAATTGTTTGAGCAATGTGACCGCTCGGCTGATAGTGATGGAAGTGATGGAGAAGAAAATGAAAACATTCCAGAAGCGTCACAACATGAATCACAACAGGGTACTCAAGGAGCACAATTTATGACTAATTTGCGTGAACAAATTGCTTTAAAGCTTTTGACAAGTTCTTAAACTTTGTATTTTATTAGAATTGATCTATGACATGATAATTGGATTGAACTACtagaatttttaatatatattttttgttaataagtttcattcagatattatgtaaaagaaaGTGTCAAATAGCCTTATTCAGTCAGATGGATAAAACTGgaaaaaattttcattcagatattatgaaaatttatttgtcaaataatattattcattcagAATTCAGATTTCAGATTTATTCAGATCATTCAGATATATTAATCTTTCAGATATAAATGattcagatttgccaaatgaccccttagtGAAATCCGAGAGTCTGTCTAttagggctgtaaatcgatacggactatccggtgtctcggctcatatccggctcgaaaatatgatacatgtctcatattcgttttgaaaacgatccaaatctggcggaaaaattaagcccgtataatatatgatcccggatatgagcacacctatacccgctcagattcgggctcatataactttttataatatgatcctacccgaataaccgaatatgatccgcggttcatattcgattcaaactcatatacatattatattttaacaccatcatatttgcaagtaaatagttatcattttataaaattttaatatcttatttaagtttatatcttcataaaatatgatttatttaatgtgatcatacttattatcttcatatatatttaataaatgatatatatcaatatataactataagttttaatttaaaattgttatactttataatattatgtttacttagactaatgatagttatttgaacaaatgaaataataatgatacttagtgttagtggatcatatccggctcatattcgatggatcataaactacccggttaaaaaatagaaaatacgatactggatcatatccggttcagatccgaatctcaaatacccgggatcggtttagatccgaataaaacgatcccggacccaaatctggacaagctaaaaataatatgatccggtacttgagcagaggggtacccgggatcacccggatcattttacagccctactGTCTATGTTATGTAGTATGTAGCTTTCTGCATTAATTTCTTTCTGTGAATGAGAACATTGTCATAGAGTTTTCATATACTATTTGTGCCTGTGTAGTGCTTATTGCCTGGTATACTATATTATTGCCTCTGGTTTAGATCCTCAGTATCCTTCTGATTTGCTTTGAAATCGTTGTCTCGACTCTTAATTGGAATTAATGACTTGCTGTTTAATTTTTTCTGTaaaaaaattcggttcggttcagtTCCGGTTAAGTCCATAACATAATTTCGGTCCGATTCAACCGGTccgagaaaaaataataattcagtTTTCGGTTCTTTCGTTTCGGTCCGGTTCtggaccgaatgctcagccctagttCAAACCCTCCAAGT of Daucus carota subsp. sativus chromosome 3, DH1 v3.0, whole genome shotgun sequence contains these proteins:
- the LOC108213213 gene encoding protein RESPONSE TO LOW SULFUR 2 — its product is MEAMMLKKRNEELERALQKSLEREEMMKRELLSGFHRLRVAEEAEEHLCSQLGEVEAEAVEQARNYRSRMEALMEQLSLAQTLLQSASLSIPSLSSSESL
- the LOC108212461 gene encoding uncharacterized protein LOC108212461: MRLSRVAYIQLCNHFKQKCWLKDSRHATVEEKIAIFLHVISHNDRFTKVKNRFQHSTETVHRYFHEVLNGMMEFAKEVIVPISYDRNNHLSRKHKELLKIFPGAIGALDGTLVHAIVPAGQQARYRGRGRGECYQNILGICDFNMIFTFVWAGWEGVAHDSRILTEVVSDVDSGFPLPPRNKYYLCDAAYANTRGFLAPYRNTRYWLADFRGQRALTKEEKFNHAHAKLRNVIERAYGVLKARFPILKQMAPYVFSTQRDIVIACFAVHNFIRMQKLEDQLFEQCDRSADSDGSDGEENENIPEASQHESQQGTQGAQFMTNLREQIALKLLTSS